Proteins encoded within one genomic window of Argiope bruennichi chromosome 7, qqArgBrue1.1, whole genome shotgun sequence:
- the LOC129975369 gene encoding uncharacterized protein LOC129975369, producing the protein MRQYRKSKCQIVFIDETWVDSNQTFRKCWQSDTISGAEINVNSKNRLIIVHAGSSTGFIPGVQLIYKASTKTGDYHGQMNYENFEKWVLEKLIPNSRPKSVVCMDNAPYHTKVANPSPTKYSTKKEMTDWLINNGIECDMKMRKAELYSLIDRNRPKEIIYKIDSIIKENGHYVLRLPPYHCDLNAIEYVWSSVKRLIKERNITGDLSLENLQNLLCDALGGVSSKEWEAHCRHVEKLENSYWEKDGILEEVVDELVVQIGSTESDSDSEETESCDSDSEFFKEITQLSLDLC; encoded by the coding sequence ATGAGGCAGTACAGAAAAAGTAAATGCCAgatagttttcattgatgaaacgTGGGTCGACAGTAatcaaacatttagaaaatgctGGCAAAGTGATACAATTTCAGGAgccgaaataaatgtaaattccaaAAATCGATTGATCATTGTGCATGCTGGCTCGTCCACGGGATTTATTCCTGGCgttcaattaatttacaaagcgtCAACTAAAACTGGTGATTATCATGgccaaatgaattatgaaaattttgagaaatgggtGTTGGAAAAACTCATTCCAAATTCGCGCCCAAAAAGTGTTGTGTGCATGGACAATGCTCCATATCACACAAAAGTTGCAAATCCGTCACCTACCAAATACAGTACGAAGAAAGAAATGACCGATTGGCTGATTAATAACGGAATAGAATGCGATATGAAAATGAGGAAAGCGGAACTGTATTCGCTAATTGATAGGAATCGCCCTaaagaaatcatatataaaattgacagcataataaaagaaaatgggcaTTATGTCTTGCGACTTCCCCCCTACCATTGCGATTTAAATGCGATTGAATACGTTTGGTCTTCAGTCAAAAGACTCATCAAAGAGAGAAATATAACAGGAGACTTAAGTTTAGAAAACTTACAGAATCTGTTGTGCGATGCTTTGGGCGGAGTGTCTTCCAAGGAATGGGAGGCTCATTGCCGTCATgtggaaaaacttgaaaattcttattgggaaaaagatggaattttagagGAAGTAGTAGACGAATTGGTAGTTCAAATTGGAAGTACTGAATCGGATTCCGATTCAGAAGAAACGGAATCATGTGACagtgattcagaattttttaaagaaattacacaaCTGTCACTCGATCTCTGctag